From Tripterygium wilfordii isolate XIE 37 chromosome 13, ASM1340144v1, whole genome shotgun sequence, the proteins below share one genomic window:
- the LOC120012158 gene encoding uncharacterized protein LOC120012158 isoform X1, whose protein sequence is MANNHGQSEANTITSPSLVSPVPSINEMNNNLHTSSTASTPAVGSTQQQPDSDGNLKGKRKAIKERSEVWEHFTRDIEKQKSTCNHCKKVFCSDSKANGTSSLKYHLKSCMKFSNASDPRQQELHFQHADGRHGEGNLVPWKFDQQAIRMAIARMVIIDELPFKFVDGEGFKQFMNIACPRFIMPSRWTTARDIIECHDSEKLKLK, encoded by the exons ATGGCTAATAATCATGGTCAATCTGAAGCGAATACAATAACTTCTCCATCTCTTGTCAGTCCCGTGCCTAGTATCAATGAAATGAATAACAACTTGCACACTTCTAGCACTGCATCTACCCCTGCAGTAGGATCAACTCAGCAACAACCAGATTCAGATGGAAatttaaagggaaaaagaaaggcAATTAAGGAGAGGAGTGAAGTATGGGAACACTTCACAAGGGatatagaaaaacaaaagagtaCTTGCAATCACTGTAAAAAG GTTTTTTGTTCAGATTCAAAAGCGAATGGAACAAGCTCGTTGAAGTACCACCTCAAGTCATGTATGAAGTTTTCAAATGCTAGTGATCCTCGACAACAAGAACTGCATTTTCAACATGCTGATGGCAGACATGGTGAGGGGAACTTAGTGCCTTGGAAATTTGATCAACAAGCAATAAGAATGGCAATTGCGCGAATGGTAATTATTGACGAGCTACCTTTTAAATTTGTTGATGGCGAAGGATTTAAGCAATTTATGAATATTGCTTGTCCTAGATTTATTATGCCTTCTCGTTGGACAACTGCTAGGGACATTATTGAATGCCATGATAGTGAGAAATTAAAGTTGAAATGA
- the LOC120012158 gene encoding uncharacterized protein LOC120012158 isoform X2: MNNNLHTSSTASTPAVGSTQQQPDSDGNLKGKRKAIKERSEVWEHFTRDIEKQKSTCNHCKKVFCSDSKANGTSSLKYHLKSCMKFSNASDPRQQELHFQHADGRHGEGNLVPWKFDQQAIRMAIARMVIIDELPFKFVDGEGFKQFMNIACPRFIMPSRWTTARDIIECHDSEKLKLK, from the exons ATGAATAACAACTTGCACACTTCTAGCACTGCATCTACCCCTGCAGTAGGATCAACTCAGCAACAACCAGATTCAGATGGAAatttaaagggaaaaagaaaggcAATTAAGGAGAGGAGTGAAGTATGGGAACACTTCACAAGGGatatagaaaaacaaaagagtaCTTGCAATCACTGTAAAAAG GTTTTTTGTTCAGATTCAAAAGCGAATGGAACAAGCTCGTTGAAGTACCACCTCAAGTCATGTATGAAGTTTTCAAATGCTAGTGATCCTCGACAACAAGAACTGCATTTTCAACATGCTGATGGCAGACATGGTGAGGGGAACTTAGTGCCTTGGAAATTTGATCAACAAGCAATAAGAATGGCAATTGCGCGAATGGTAATTATTGACGAGCTACCTTTTAAATTTGTTGATGGCGAAGGATTTAAGCAATTTATGAATATTGCTTGTCCTAGATTTATTATGCCTTCTCGTTGGACAACTGCTAGGGACATTATTGAATGCCATGATAGTGAGAAATTAAAGTTGAAATGA